The proteins below come from a single Argentina anserina chromosome 1, drPotAnse1.1, whole genome shotgun sequence genomic window:
- the LOC126790113 gene encoding 1-aminocyclopropane-1-carboxylate oxidase 1, translating to MEIPVIDFGLINGEERSKTMALLHQACEQWGFFQIENHGIDKRLMDKVKQLVNAYYEENLKESFYQSEIARSLEKNDTSDKDWETTFFVWHRPTSNIEAIPNISEDLCKTMNEYIDQLINLAEKLSELMCENLGLEKDDIKDAFSGSKGPSVGTKVAKYPQCSQPERVRGLREHTDAGGIILLLQDDQVPGLEFFKDGKWVAIPPSKNNTIFVNTGDQLEVLSNGRYKSTLHRVLTDKNGSRLSIATFYNPAGDALIAPAPKLLYPTSFRFQDYLKLYAATKFNDKGPRFESMKQMANGSNGFYA from the exons ATGGAGATCCCTGTCATAGACTTTGGCTTGATCAATGGTGAAGAGAGGAGCAAGACAATGGCTCTTCTGCACCAAGCATGCGAGCAATGGGGCTTCTTTCAA ATTGAGAACCATGGAATCGACAAAAGGCTGATGGACAAAGTGAAGCAATTGGTAAATGCATACTATGAAGAAAATTTGAAGGAGAGTTTTTATCAGTCAGAGATAGCTAGAAGCTTAGAGAAAAATGATACCTCTGACAAAGACTGGGAAACCACTTTTTTCGTCTGGCATCGCCCAACATCTAACATTGAAGCAATTCCAAACATCTCAGAGGATCTCTG CAAAACAATGAATGAGTACATAGATCAACTCATCAACCTGGCAGAGAAACTCTCTGAGCTCATGTGTGAGAATCTTGGTTTGGAGAAGGATGATATCAAGGATGCATTTTCAGGTAGCAAGGGTCCTTCTGTTGGGACAAAAGTTGCAAAATATCCTCAGTGTTCTCAGCCAGAACGCGTGAGAGGACTGCGAGAGCACACTGACGCTGGTGGGATTATACTATTGCTCCAAGATGACCAAGTTCCGGGTCTTGAGTTCTTCAAAGATGGCAAATGGGTTGCAATTCCACCATCTAAGAACAACACCATCTTTGTGAACACAGGTGACCAACTGGAAGTGCTGAGTAATGGAAGGTACAAGAGTACTCTGCACCGTGTCTTAACAGACAAGAACGGCAGTCGACTCTCCATTGCTACCTTCTATAACCCTGCCGGAGATGCCCTTATCGCTCCAGCTCCCAAACTCTTATACCCCACTAGCTTCCGTTTTCAAGATTACCTGAAGCTTTATGCTGCCACAAAGTTCAATGACAAGGGCCCGAGATTCGAATCCATGAAACAAATGGCCAATGGGAGTAATGGTTTCTATGCCTAG